In a genomic window of Streptobacillus felis:
- the argS gene encoding arginine--tRNA ligase, which yields MKILINQVLDVLNENIKKLYDFELTELDIQNATKKEFGDYQTNFAMQKSKMLGKNPREIANSIVENFDGKGVISKVEVAGPGFINFFINTELLNKETEKLGKEAYEYGVANDKIVAIDYSSPNIAKRMHAGHLRSTIIGDALKRIYRELGFTVYGDNHIGDWGTQFGKLIVAYNNWLDKEAYEANAIEELERIYVLFSQKAKENPVLEEQAREELRKVQAGDPVNYALWKEFITSSLREYDKVYKRLDIEFELFNGESFYNDMMPEVLEKLKEKGIAKQDQGALVVFFPNDELPPCIVQKKDNSFLYSTSDLATIVYRKDELNVDIAIYVVDERQSDHFKQVFRIAEMLGAPYDYDKFHTKFGIMRFGDGTIFSTRGGDVIRLEDILNKAKEKVQEIVDEKNPELSQEEREYIAETVGVGAIKYFDLSQNRASGITFTWDKVLSFEGNTGPYLQYSYVRIMSILRKAKELGIGFEGSKFLVEGSGLADRNLAVSLHKLPTAVIKAYETNRPNLIAEYIYSLTKEFNSFYNSNQVIDQDNLELTKARLALCEKTAVVIKKALSLLGIRTVDKM from the coding sequence ATGAAAATACTTATTAATCAAGTTTTAGATGTTTTAAATGAAAATATAAAAAAATTATATGATTTTGAATTAACTGAATTAGATATCCAAAATGCGACAAAAAAAGAATTTGGAGATTATCAAACAAATTTTGCTATGCAAAAATCTAAAATGTTAGGTAAAAATCCAAGGGAAATCGCAAATTCTATAGTAGAAAATTTTGATGGTAAAGGTGTAATTTCAAAAGTAGAAGTTGCAGGGCCTGGATTTATTAATTTCTTTATCAATACTGAATTATTAAATAAAGAGACAGAAAAATTAGGTAAAGAAGCTTATGAATATGGAGTAGCTAATGATAAAATAGTTGCGATAGATTATTCATCACCAAATATTGCAAAAAGAATGCACGCAGGTCACTTAAGAAGTACTATAATAGGAGATGCTTTAAAGAGAATATATAGAGAATTAGGATTTACAGTATATGGAGATAACCATATAGGAGATTGGGGAACACAATTTGGTAAATTAATAGTTGCTTACAATAACTGGTTAGATAAAGAGGCTTATGAAGCTAATGCAATTGAAGAATTAGAAAGAATATATGTACTATTTTCTCAAAAAGCAAAAGAAAATCCTGTTCTAGAAGAACAAGCAAGAGAAGAATTAAGAAAAGTTCAAGCAGGAGATCCTGTTAACTATGCATTATGGAAGGAATTTATTACTTCTTCATTAAGAGAATATGATAAAGTATATAAGAGATTAGATATTGAATTTGAATTATTCAATGGAGAATCTTTCTATAATGATATGATGCCTGAAGTTTTAGAAAAATTAAAAGAAAAAGGTATAGCTAAACAAGATCAAGGTGCATTAGTTGTATTCTTCCCTAATGATGAATTACCACCTTGTATAGTTCAAAAGAAAGATAACTCTTTCCTATATTCAACTTCAGATTTAGCAACTATAGTTTATAGAAAAGATGAATTAAATGTTGATATAGCTATTTATGTTGTTGATGAAAGACAATCAGATCACTTTAAACAAGTATTTAGAATAGCTGAAATGTTAGGAGCGCCATATGATTATGATAAATTCCATACAAAATTTGGAATAATGAGATTTGGTGATGGAACTATATTCTCAACTCGTGGTGGAGATGTAATTAGACTTGAAGATATTTTAAATAAAGCTAAAGAAAAAGTTCAAGAAATAGTGGATGAAAAAAATCCAGAGTTATCTCAAGAAGAAAGAGAGTATATTGCAGAAACTGTAGGTGTTGGAGCAATTAAATACTTTGATCTAAGTCAAAACAGAGCATCTGGAATAACATTTACTTGGGATAAAGTTTTAAGCTTTGAAGGAAATACAGGACCTTACTTACAATATTCTTATGTAAGAATTATGTCTATATTAAGAAAAGCAAAAGAATTAGGAATAGGATTTGAAGGATCTAAATTCTTAGTTGAAGGTAGCGGACTTGCAGATAGAAACTTAGCAGTTTCATTACATAAATTACCTACGGCAGTTATTAAAGCATATGAAACAAATAGACCTAACTTAATAGCTGAATATATATATTCATTAACTAAAGAATTTAATTCTTTCTATAATTCAAACCAAGTTATAGATCAAGATAACTTAGAATTAACTAAAGCAAGACTTGCTTTATGTGAAAAAACAGCAGTTGTAATTAAGAAAGCTTTAAGCTTACTTGGAATTAGAACAGTAGATAAAATGTAA
- a CDS encoding ribonuclease HII, with product MELRDFDKGYKKKVVGVDEAGRGPLAGPVVAACVYIKRYSKELEELNDSKKLSDKKRRELYNFLTYSKNIIYGVGIVDEEVIDEINILNATFLAMNNALNEIEVGDKMVLVDGNKEIKGYLGNQEAVVKGDSKSLSIAAASIIAKVTRDILMEEYDKKYPGYGFAKHKGYGTKMHYECIKEKGVCDIHRLSFLKNLSEK from the coding sequence GTGGAACTTAGGGATTTTGATAAAGGATATAAGAAAAAGGTTGTAGGAGTAGATGAAGCTGGACGTGGACCACTCGCAGGACCTGTAGTTGCAGCTTGTGTATATATTAAAAGATATAGTAAAGAACTTGAAGAATTAAATGATTCAAAAAAATTAAGTGATAAAAAAAGAAGAGAATTATATAACTTTTTAACTTATAGTAAAAATATTATCTATGGAGTAGGAATAGTTGATGAAGAAGTTATAGATGAAATTAATATTTTAAATGCAACTTTCTTAGCTATGAATAATGCTTTAAATGAAATAGAAGTAGGAGATAAAATGGTACTTGTTGATGGTAATAAGGAAATAAAAGGTTATTTGGGTAATCAAGAAGCTGTAGTAAAAGGTGATAGTAAGTCTTTATCTATAGCAGCTGCTTCTATTATTGCTAAAGTTACAAGAGATATACTTATGGAAGAATATGATAAGAAATATCCTGGATATGGTTTTGCAAAACATAAAGGTTATGGAACAAAAATGCATTATGAATGTATTAAAGAAAAAGGAGTTTGTGATATACATAGATTAAGTTTTTTGAAAAATTTAAGTGAAAAATAG
- the infA gene encoding translation initiation factor IF-1, giving the protein MAKQDVLELEGEILEALPNAMFQVRLENGHVLLGHISGKMRMNYIKILPGDKVTVEVSPYDLSRGRIVYRKK; this is encoded by the coding sequence ATGGCAAAACAGGATGTTCTTGAATTAGAAGGAGAAATATTAGAAGCATTACCAAATGCAATGTTTCAAGTTCGTTTAGAAAATGGACATGTGTTATTAGGTCATATCTCAGGAAAAATGAGGATGAATTATATCAAAATTTTACCAGGAGATAAGGTTACTGTTGAAGTATCACCATATGACCTTTCTAGAGGTAGAATCGTTTATAGAAAAAAATAA
- the rpmJ gene encoding 50S ribosomal protein L36: MKVKASVKRICDKCKIIKRHGKVRVICENPKHKQVQG, from the coding sequence ATGAAAGTAAAAGCATCTGTAAAACGTATCTGTGATAAATGTAAAATTATCAAAAGACACGGAAAAGTAAGAGTAATATGCGAAAACCCTAAACACAAACAAGTACAAGGATAA
- the rpsM gene encoding 30S ribosomal protein S13, translating to MARIAGVDIPRNKRVEISLTYIYGIGRSISNEILVKAGINKDTKVKDLTEEEVGKIRTIVEEYKIEGELRKEIRLNIKRLTDIKCYRGLRHRMGLPVRGQKTKTNARTRKGPAKMAVAKKK from the coding sequence TTGGCTAGAATCGCAGGAGTTGACATTCCAAGAAACAAAAGAGTTGAAATCTCATTAACTTATATCTACGGAATAGGAAGAAGCATTTCAAATGAAATCTTAGTAAAAGCTGGTATAAACAAAGATACTAAGGTTAAAGATTTAACTGAAGAAGAAGTAGGAAAAATCAGAACTATCGTAGAAGAATATAAGATAGAAGGAGAATTAAGAAAAGAAATTAGACTTAATATCAAGAGATTAACTGATATTAAATGTTACAGAGGTTTAAGACATAGAATGGGATTACCAGTAAGAGGTCAAAAAACTAAGACAAATGCAAGAACTAGAAAAGGTCCAGCAAAAATGGCTGTGGCTAAGAAGAAGTAA
- the rpsK gene encoding 30S ribosomal protein S11, whose amino-acid sequence MAKKQVVKKKKLKNIPNGIAYIHSTFNNTVVTITDSEGKVVIWKSGGTSGFKGTKKGTPFAAQIAAEQAAQVAIENGMKKIEIKIKGPGSGREASIRSIQATELEVTRIVDITPVPHNGARPPKKKL is encoded by the coding sequence GTGGCTAAAAAACAAGTAGTTAAGAAGAAAAAATTAAAAAATATACCTAATGGTATTGCTTATATACATTCTACTTTTAACAACACAGTTGTTACTATCACTGATAGTGAAGGTAAAGTAGTTATATGGAAATCAGGTGGTACATCTGGTTTCAAAGGTACTAAAAAAGGAACTCCATTTGCTGCACAAATAGCTGCAGAACAAGCTGCACAAGTTGCAATTGAAAATGGAATGAAAAAAATCGAAATCAAAATTAAAGGGCCTGGATCAGGAAGAGAAGCTTCAATAAGATCAATCCAAGCAACAGAGTTAGAGGTAACTAGAATAGTAGACATTACTCCAGTTCCTCATAACGGGGCTAGACCGCCTAAGAAAAAATTATAA
- the rpsD gene encoding 30S ribosomal protein S4, translated as MARDRQPILKKCRTLGLDPSILGVNKKSKRNIRPNANKKLTEYGTQLREKQKARFVYGVMEKQFYKLYEEATRKEGVTGELLLQYLERRLDNVVYRLGFGSTRRQARQIVSHGHILINGKRVDIASYRVKQGDVITLKEGSTELSIIKESVGQKSVPGWLSLEEGTLTAKVLENPTRDAVDFEINEAMIIEFYSR; from the coding sequence ATGGCAAGAGATAGACAGCCTATTTTAAAGAAATGTAGAACTCTTGGATTAGATCCAAGCATTTTAGGTGTAAATAAAAAATCAAAAAGAAATATAAGACCAAATGCAAATAAAAAATTAACTGAGTATGGAACTCAATTAAGAGAAAAACAAAAAGCAAGATTTGTATATGGTGTAATGGAAAAACAATTCTATAAATTATATGAAGAAGCAACAAGAAAAGAAGGAGTAACAGGTGAGTTATTACTTCAATACTTAGAAAGAAGATTAGATAACGTAGTATATAGATTAGGGTTTGGTTCAACAAGAAGACAAGCTAGACAAATAGTTAGTCACGGACATATCTTAATAAACGGTAAGAGAGTTGACATAGCTTCTTACAGAGTAAAACAAGGTGATGTAATTACTCTTAAAGAAGGATCAACAGAACTTTCAATAATTAAAGAATCAGTAGGACAAAAATCAGTTCCTGGATGGTTATCATTAGAAGAAGGAACTTTAACTGCAAAAGTTTTAGAAAATCCTACAAGAGATGCAGTTGATTTCGAAATCAACGAAGCAATGATAATCGAGTTCTATTCAAGATAA
- a CDS encoding DNA-directed RNA polymerase subunit alpha yields MLNIEKIAKNIKLTEEKIDQYSAKYTLEPLYRGYGNTIGNALRRVLLSSIPGSAIKGVRIDGVLNEFSMIEGVKEAVTDIVLNIKEIVVELDEPVEKRMKLSVVGPKVITAADIIPDAGITIINPEQVIATITTKRSIEMEFIVDSGEGFVVSDEINTAGWEADFLAVDAIYTPIRKVSYLVEDTMVGRVTNYDKLTLNVTTDGSIDIHDALSYAVELINIHTKPFANIGTAMAKFRSEDEQEIEDIDENQPSLVEETKIEELGLTIRSYNCLKKVEINTIGELIKLTKEDLKKIKNLGNKSAKEIIEKMKEYGYEMSSSEE; encoded by the coding sequence TTGTTAAATATTGAGAAGATAGCAAAAAACATTAAGCTTACAGAAGAGAAAATTGACCAATACAGTGCTAAGTACACATTAGAGCCACTATATAGAGGTTATGGAAATACTATTGGTAATGCATTAAGAAGAGTACTTTTATCATCAATACCTGGTTCTGCAATTAAAGGTGTAAGAATAGATGGTGTTTTAAATGAGTTTTCAATGATAGAAGGAGTAAAAGAAGCTGTTACTGATATAGTATTAAATATAAAAGAAATAGTAGTAGAACTAGATGAACCTGTTGAAAAAAGAATGAAATTATCAGTTGTAGGACCAAAAGTAATTACAGCTGCTGACATCATTCCAGATGCAGGAATAACTATAATAAATCCTGAACAAGTAATTGCTACAATTACAACAAAAAGATCTATTGAAATGGAATTTATAGTAGATTCTGGAGAAGGATTTGTAGTATCTGATGAAATTAACACTGCAGGTTGGGAAGCAGATTTCCTTGCTGTTGATGCGATATATACACCTATTAGAAAGGTAAGTTATTTAGTTGAAGATACTATGGTAGGACGTGTAACTAATTACGATAAATTAACATTGAATGTAACAACAGATGGAAGTATAGATATTCATGATGCATTATCTTATGCAGTTGAATTAATAAATATACATACAAAACCATTTGCTAATATTGGTACTGCAATGGCTAAATTTAGAAGTGAAGATGAACAAGAAATTGAAGATATTGATGAAAATCAACCATCTTTAGTTGAAGAGACTAAGATAGAAGAATTAGGTTTAACTATACGTTCATATAACTGTCTTAAAAAAGTTGAAATTAATACTATAGGAGAATTAATTAAACTTACTAAAGAAGATCTTAAGAAAATTAAGAATTTAGGTAATAAATCTGCAAAAGAAATAATTGAAAAAATGAAAGAATATGGTTATGAAATGTCTTCATCAGAAGAATAG
- the rplQ gene encoding 50S ribosomal protein L17 → MNHRKSYRKLGRRSDHRLAMMKNMTISLINAEQIETTVTRAKELRKFVERMITLGKKYNLANDDKAKAVHIYRQVFAFLRNEEATAKVCKEIAPRYTERNGGYTRIIKTDVRRGDSAELAIIELV, encoded by the coding sequence ATGAATCACAGAAAATCATATAGAAAATTAGGAAGAAGAAGTGATCATAGATTAGCAATGATGAAGAATATGACAATATCTTTAATTAACGCTGAGCAAATCGAAACTACAGTAACTCGTGCTAAAGAGTTAAGAAAGTTCGTTGAAAGAATGATTACTTTAGGTAAAAAATATAACTTAGCTAATGACGATAAAGCAAAAGCAGTACATATATATAGACAAGTATTTGCTTTCTTAAGAAATGAAGAAGCAACTGCAAAAGTTTGTAAAGAAATAGCTCCAAGATATACAGAAAGAAATGGTGGTTACACAAGAATCATCAAAACTGATGTAAGAAGAGGGGACTCAGCTGAACTTGCAATTATAGAGTTAGTTTAA
- a CDS encoding type I restriction-modification system subunit M, with product MLNKESIQRQELHRKIWSIADNVRGAVDGWDFKQYILGILFYRFISENMSDFFNKAEHEAGDLNFNYAELTDEEANRDFRPSTVEDKGFFILPSQLFENVVKTARENENLNTELANIFKLIEASAIGYESENDIKGLFEDVDTTSNKLGATVSEKNKRLSDILIGISEINFGDFKENDIDAFGDAYEYLISNYASNAGKSGGEFFTPQIVSKLLARIVMDGKKKINKVYEMILSEMIQLNSGKSLKYSFC from the coding sequence ATGTTAAATAAAGAAAGTATACAAAGACAAGAATTACATAGAAAGATATGGTCAATTGCAGATAATGTAAGAGGAGCAGTAGATGGATGGGATTTTAAACAATATATTTTAGGTATACTATTTTATAGATTTATTTCTGAAAATATGAGTGACTTTTTTAATAAGGCAGAACATGAAGCAGGAGATTTAAACTTTAACTATGCAGAACTTACTGATGAAGAAGCAAATAGGGATTTTAGACCAAGTACTGTAGAAGATAAAGGTTTCTTTATCTTACCTAGTCAATTATTTGAAAATGTAGTAAAAACAGCAAGAGAAAATGAAAATTTAAATACAGAATTAGCAAATATTTTTAAATTAATAGAAGCAAGTGCAATAGGCTATGAATCAGAAAATGATATAAAGGGCCTTTTTGAAGATGTAGATACAACAAGTAATAAATTAGGAGCAACAGTATCTGAAAAGAATAAAAGGCTTTCAGATATATTAATAGGGATATCGGAAATAAATTTTGGAGATTTTAAAGAGAATGATATAGATGCATTTGGAGATGCATATGAATATTTAATATCAAATTATGCGAGTAATGCAGGTAAATCAGGAGGAGAATTTTTCACTCCACAAATAGTTTCAAAATTACTTGCAAGAATAGTAATGGATGGAAAGAAGAAGATAAATAAGGTATACGAGATGATTTTATCCGAAATGATACAATTAAATAGTGGAAAATCCTTGAAATACAGCTTTTGTTGA
- a CDS encoding CopY/TcrY family copper transport repressor, whose amino-acid sequence MSTIELNTSITDAEWEVMRVVWANDLVTSKTVISVLKEKMDWTESTIKTILGRLVEKGVLNTEKEGRKFIYTANIVEKEAVRDFVEDIFNRICKKKVGNVIGSIIEDHVLSFDDIDRLEKILEIKKSFAAEEVACNCPEGQCECHLYHH is encoded by the coding sequence ATGAGCACAATAGAACTTAATACTTCTATCACAGATGCTGAATGGGAAGTAATGCGTGTAGTTTGGGCAAATGATCTAGTAACTAGTAAAACAGTCATCTCTGTATTGAAAGAAAAAATGGACTGGACAGAATCCACTATCAAAACAATCTTAGGTCGATTAGTTGAAAAAGGCGTACTAAATACAGAGAAAGAAGGTAGAAAGTTTATTTACACTGCCAATATTGTAGAGAAAGAAGCCGTAAGGGATTTTGTAGAAGATATTTTTAACCGTATTTGCAAAAAGAAAGTTGGAAATGTAATAGGAAGCATCATTGAAGATCATGTCTTAAGCTTCGATGATATAGATCGACTAGAAAAAATATTAGAGATAAAAAAATCTTTCGCAGCAGAAGAAGTGGCTTGCAATTGTCCAGAAGGACAATGCGAGTGTCATTTATATCATCATTAA
- a CDS encoding heavy metal translocating P-type ATPase — protein sequence MNNNNKHLSHCHHNHGDMDHSKHEHVSTEEHGDHKNQHQEHHAEHDHSGHSGHDHSGHHGGHEHHHHGNFKELFLKSLPLGIIIMLLSPMAGFDLPFQFTFPYSDIVVAILSTILIIYGGRPFYQGAVDEFKQKEPGMMALVSLGISVSYLYSIYAVIITYVTGGHVMDFFFEFASLLLIMLLGHWIEMKAIGEAGDAQAALAKLVPKDAHVVLEDDSIEIRPVADLQVGDLIRVQAGENVPADGTIERGESRVNEALLTGESKAVKKGPGDEVIGGSTNGEGVLYIKVNETGDQSFISQVQTLISQAQNQPSRAENIAQKVAGWLFYIAVIVALIAFVVWMIIGDIPTAVIFTITTLVIACPHALGLAIPLVTARSTSLGASRGLLVKDRQALEIAQDADVMILDKTGTLTTGEFKVLNVELFNNKYNKEEIIALLAGIEGGSSHPIAQSIIRFAEQQDIRPASFDSIDVISGSGVEGKAGGHRYQLISQKAYGRNLDMDIPKGATLSVLVENDDAIGAVALGDELKPTSKELIKALKKNNIQPIMATGDNEKAAQGTAEVLGIEYRSNQSPQDKYELVKTLKDEGKKVIMVGDGVNDAPSLALADVGIAVGAGTQVALDSADVILTQSDPGDIESFIELAHKTTRKMKQNLFWGAGYNFIAIPLAAGILAPIGITLSPALGGILMSVSTVIVAINAMLLSLDPKNKG from the coding sequence ATGAACAATAACAACAAACATTTATCCCACTGTCACCATAATCATGGCGACATGGATCATTCAAAACATGAGCACGTAAGCACGGAAGAACATGGAGACCATAAGAATCAACATCAAGAACATCATGCTGAGCATGATCACAGCGGGCACAGTGGACATGACCACAGTGGGCACCACGGAGGGCATGAACACCATCATCACGGTAACTTTAAGGAACTTTTCTTAAAATCATTGCCACTAGGAATCATTATTATGCTCTTATCCCCTATGGCTGGGTTTGACCTACCATTCCAGTTTACTTTTCCATATTCTGATATTGTAGTAGCTATTTTATCTACTATATTAATTATTTATGGTGGACGTCCATTCTATCAAGGCGCAGTTGACGAATTTAAACAAAAAGAACCTGGAATGATGGCTCTAGTTTCTTTAGGTATAAGTGTTTCATATTTATACAGTATTTATGCTGTTATCATTACCTACGTAACGGGTGGACACGTGATGGACTTTTTCTTTGAATTTGCTTCATTATTATTAATCATGTTATTAGGTCACTGGATTGAGATGAAAGCTATTGGAGAAGCAGGAGACGCACAAGCAGCATTGGCTAAGTTGGTACCAAAAGATGCTCACGTTGTGTTAGAAGATGATTCAATTGAAATACGTCCAGTTGCTGACTTACAGGTAGGCGATTTAATTCGTGTTCAAGCCGGAGAAAATGTGCCAGCAGATGGAACTATCGAGCGTGGCGAATCACGTGTAAATGAAGCTCTTTTGACTGGAGAATCAAAAGCAGTTAAAAAAGGCCCTGGCGATGAAGTAATCGGAGGCTCAACAAATGGAGAAGGGGTTCTTTATATTAAAGTGAATGAGACAGGTGATCAATCCTTTATCTCTCAAGTACAGACTTTAATTAGCCAAGCTCAAAACCAGCCTTCCAGGGCAGAAAATATTGCGCAAAAGGTTGCAGGGTGGCTCTTCTATATTGCTGTTATTGTCGCGCTAATTGCTTTTGTAGTGTGGATGATTATTGGAGATATCCCAACGGCAGTTATATTCACTATTACTACATTAGTTATTGCTTGTCCGCACGCATTGGGTCTGGCTATTCCATTGGTAACCGCCCGTAGCACAAGCTTAGGAGCCAGTCGTGGGTTACTAGTGAAAGACCGCCAAGCCTTAGAAATAGCTCAAGATGCAGATGTGATGATTTTAGATAAAACAGGTACTTTAACAACTGGTGAGTTTAAAGTATTAAACGTTGAACTTTTTAATAACAAATATAATAAAGAGGAAATCATTGCCTTATTGGCAGGTATTGAAGGAGGATCTAGCCACCCGATTGCTCAATCAATTATAAGGTTCGCCGAGCAGCAAGATATACGTCCAGCATCTTTTGATTCGATTGATGTGATTTCCGGTTCTGGAGTAGAGGGTAAAGCAGGTGGGCACCGTTACCAATTAATCAGTCAAAAAGCCTATGGACGTAATCTTGATATGGATATTCCAAAAGGAGCAACTCTTAGTGTCTTAGTAGAAAACGATGATGCCATTGGTGCTGTAGCTTTAGGGGACGAATTAAAACCAACGAGTAAAGAGTTAATTAAAGCTCTTAAAAAGAACAATATTCAACCAATTATGGCAACAGGTGATAATGAAAAAGCGGCTCAAGGCACGGCAGAAGTTTTAGGGATTGAGTATAGATCAAATCAATCTCCACAAGACAAATATGAGTTAGTTAAAACACTTAAAGATGAAGGAAAGAAAGTTATCATGGTAGGTGATGGTGTAAATGATGCTCCTTCTCTTGCCTTGGCAGATGTTGGTATAGCTGTAGGTGCTGGAACTCAAGTTGCATTGGATTCAGCTGATGTCATATTGACTCAATCCGATCCAGGAGATATTGAATCATTCATTGAATTAGCACACAAAACAACTCGTAAAATGAAACAAAACCTATTTTGGGGAGCTGGTTATAACTTTATAGCTATCCCTCTAGCTGCAGGAATTTTGGCTCCTATTGGTATCACATTAAGCCCTGCATTAGGAGGAATCCTAATGTCTGTGTCAACAGTCATCGTCGCCATTAATGCTATGTTATTAAGTTTAGATCCAAAAAATAAGGGTTAA
- the fucO gene encoding lactaldehyde reductase, which translates to MKRMILNETSYFGKGAIEAIVPEFKNRGFKKAAVITSDDLVELGLAGKVTTLLDAAGIDYEVFGKIVPNPTVKNVKDGVEFVKNCKADCIITVGGGSPMDTAKAIAIIITNPEFEDVLSLEGVADTKKPCLPIFAVPTTSGTAAEVTINYVITDENKNRKFVCVDLHDIPIVAFVDSDMMAKMPASLAAATGMDAMTHAIEGYITKGAWEMTDMMHIKAIEIVGRSLRDSVKGCEKCREDMALAQYIAGMGFSNVGLGLVHAMAHPLSAWYDTPHGVACASLLPTVMKFNKDFTGEKYRDIARVLGVKDWETLSLEDVRNEACLAVDKLSKDVGIPATISELGVKMEDIPKIAQDAFNDVCAPGNPREATLEEIIELYKSLM; encoded by the coding sequence ATGAAAAGAATGATTTTAAATGAAACATCATATTTTGGTAAAGGTGCAATAGAAGCAATAGTTCCAGAATTTAAAAACCGTGGTTTTAAAAAAGCTGCTGTAATTACAAGTGATGACCTAGTTGAATTAGGTCTTGCTGGAAAAGTTACTACTTTATTAGATGCAGCTGGGATAGATTATGAAGTATTTGGAAAAATAGTTCCAAATCCTACAGTTAAAAATGTTAAAGACGGTGTAGAATTCGTTAAAAATTGTAAAGCAGATTGTATAATTACTGTAGGTGGTGGATCACCTATGGATACAGCAAAAGCTATTGCTATAATAATAACTAACCCTGAATTTGAAGATGTGTTATCACTTGAAGGTGTTGCAGATACTAAGAAACCTTGTTTACCAATATTTGCAGTTCCAACTACTTCAGGTACTGCAGCTGAAGTTACAATTAACTATGTAATTACTGATGAAAATAAAAATAGAAAATTCGTTTGTGTTGACCTACATGACATACCTATAGTAGCATTTGTTGACAGTGATATGATGGCTAAAATGCCAGCATCACTAGCTGCAGCAACTGGTATGGATGCAATGACTCATGCTATAGAAGGATATATAACTAAAGGTGCATGGGAAATGACAGATATGATGCATATTAAAGCTATAGAAATAGTTGGAAGATCATTAAGAGACTCAGTTAAAGGTTGCGAAAAATGTAGAGAAGATATGGCATTAGCTCAATATATAGCTGGTATGGGATTCTCAAATGTAGGATTAGGACTAGTACATGCTATGGCACATCCTTTAAGTGCATGGTATGACACTCCACATGGTGTTGCTTGTGCTTCATTATTACCAACAGTTATGAAATTTAACAAAGACTTCACTGGAGAAAAATATAGAGATATAGCTAGAGTACTTGGAGTAAAAGACTGGGAAACTTTAAGCTTAGAAGATGTTAGAAATGAAGCTTGTTTAGCTGTAGATAAATTATCTAAAGATGTTGGAATACCAGCAACTATATCTGAATTAGGTGTTAAAATGGAAGATATACCTAAAATAGCACAAGATGCATTTAATGATGTATGTGCACCTGGAAACCCTAGAGAAGCTACTTTAGAAGAAATAATTGAATTATATAAATCATTAATGTAA
- a CDS encoding xanthine phosphoribosyltransferase has translation MQKLKDKILKEGTLRENNILKVDSFLNHQIDIDFMNEIGVEFKNRFSNVIVDKIVTVEASGIAIASIVSQHFGNVPVVFAKKTESKNLDNEVYKSKVYSYTKGREYDIMIAKKYISENENILILDDFLANGAAALGLIDLLRQAKANIVGVGIVIEKSFQVGAERIISEGLRLESLARIKSLDGSIEFK, from the coding sequence ATGCAAAAATTAAAAGATAAAATATTAAAAGAAGGTACATTAAGAGAAAATAATATATTAAAAGTTGATTCGTTTTTAAATCATCAAATAGATATAGATTTTATGAATGAAATAGGAGTAGAATTTAAAAATAGATTTTCAAATGTTATAGTAGATAAAATAGTTACTGTTGAAGCATCTGGTATTGCAATTGCAAGTATTGTTTCACAACACTTTGGAAATGTTCCAGTTGTATTTGCTAAAAAAACAGAATCAAAAAATTTAGATAATGAAGTATATAAGTCTAAAGTATATTCGTATACTAAAGGCAGAGAATACGATATAATGATAGCTAAAAAATATATATCTGAAAATGAAAACATATTAATACTTGATGATTTTCTTGCAAATGGAGCTGCAGCACTAGGACTTATAGACTTACTAAGACAAGCAAAAGCTAATATTGTTGGAGTTGGAATAGTAATAGAAAAATCATTCCAAGTAGGAGCAGAAAGAATAATATCTGAAGGATTAAGACTAGAATCATTAGCAAGAATTAAATCATTAGATGGAAGTATAGAATTTAAGTAG